Proteins encoded by one window of uncultured Draconibacterium sp.:
- a CDS encoding nitroreductase family protein, whose product MNRRNSLKAGASILAGLTVAPVLSATGKSLASASDDSFWEVVKNRRSVRAYKSDPVSDADLKKIVDAARMAPTAGNQQPWKFLVITDKKKIEALKNAKLKETEAYLTDTKKLQGEELKKQLDENEKQLSKGYLSAPAYIVVLTDNNSTYPQYNHWDGPLAAANLMLAARALGYGTVHITDSFSEDLTRKVFNIPENYTRVCFTPVGVPVEWPEKEKRAFDEFVVNNSF is encoded by the coding sequence ATGAACAGAAGAAACAGTTTGAAGGCAGGAGCTTCCATTCTTGCCGGATTAACCGTTGCACCGGTACTAAGTGCAACAGGAAAAAGTTTAGCCTCCGCTTCGGATGATTCCTTTTGGGAGGTAGTTAAAAACCGCCGGTCGGTGCGTGCCTATAAATCGGATCCGGTGTCGGATGCAGATTTGAAAAAAATAGTAGATGCAGCAAGAATGGCGCCAACAGCAGGTAATCAGCAGCCATGGAAATTCCTGGTTATTACCGACAAAAAGAAAATTGAGGCATTAAAAAATGCAAAGTTGAAGGAAACGGAAGCTTACCTGACAGATACCAAAAAACTGCAGGGAGAAGAATTGAAGAAACAATTAGACGAGAATGAAAAACAGTTAAGCAAGGGCTATTTGTCGGCGCCGGCTTATATTGTTGTGCTAACGGATAATAACAGTACTTACCCGCAATACAATCATTGGGACGGGCCGCTGGCTGCAGCAAATTTAATGTTGGCCGCACGTGCGCTTGGTTATGGAACGGTCCATATCACCGATTCATTTTCGGAAGATCTTACCCGGAAAGTATTTAATATCCCCGAAAATTATACACGTGTGTGTTTTACGCCCGTTGGTGTTCCGGTTGAATGGCCTGAAAAAGAAAAGCGCGCATTTGATGAATTTG
- a CDS encoding alpha/beta hydrolase gives MNDPTLKQIFIFLVVLLPFQLLAQIPYGNNPECGKYIQTKDAKIYYEIYGSGEPLLLIHGSLYGYINEFENIFPILTENHKVIAVALRGHGKSEIGDRDYSYALLAQDMIEVLDAENIDRIDIVGFSSGAITAVKLAADYPERVMKVVSIAGALSAKDRSAERQQQLEEMTADNFIENNKRFVASRKKLMPEPDRFVDFYNKLMKVDSDPVWISKNAASKIEAPVLVVGGDRDAYFQVEEFLEMYRIIPNSKLLILPGDDHVGASQKKEMYTDFALPFLDEN, from the coding sequence ATGAACGATCCAACATTGAAACAAATATTTATATTTCTTGTAGTATTGCTTCCATTTCAATTATTGGCACAAATTCCTTATGGTAACAATCCCGAATGCGGGAAATATATTCAAACCAAAGACGCAAAAATTTACTATGAGATTTACGGAAGTGGTGAGCCGCTTTTATTGATACATGGCAGTTTGTACGGGTACATTAACGAGTTTGAAAATATATTTCCCATTCTGACTGAAAACCACAAGGTTATTGCGGTTGCGCTGCGGGGCCACGGAAAATCAGAAATTGGAGACAGGGATTACAGTTATGCGTTGTTGGCACAAGATATGATTGAAGTTTTAGATGCCGAAAACATTGATCGTATTGATATAGTTGGATTTAGTTCAGGGGCGATTACAGCCGTAAAATTGGCTGCTGATTATCCTGAACGGGTGATGAAAGTGGTGAGTATTGCCGGTGCGCTAAGTGCAAAAGATAGATCAGCAGAACGGCAACAACAGCTGGAAGAAATGACAGCAGATAATTTTATCGAAAATAATAAACGATTTGTAGCTAGTCGAAAAAAGTTAATGCCTGAGCCAGATAGGTTTGTCGATTTTTATAACAAGCTGATGAAGGTTGACAGTGATCCTGTTTGGATAAGTAAAAATGCTGCCTCCAAAATAGAGGCACCGGTTTTGGTCGTGGGTGGCGATCGTGACGCTTATTTCCAGGTAGAAGAGTTTTTAGAAATGTATCGCATTATTCCCAATTCAAAACTATTGATTCTTCCCGGAGATGATCATGTTGGTGCTTCTCAGAAGAAAGAAATGTATACCGATTTTGCTCTCCCGTTTTTAGACGAGAATTAA
- a CDS encoding CotH kinase family protein: MNLKVFLSLMAMLFVTKLTAQAKYFSSSLPLVYISTQKEILDEPKIIAQMGITWNGPSQDNQSFSDYNHFFGNIAIEIRGSSSQMFPKKSYGFELRDNEDADMDFPLLEMPEEEDWILYAPYSDKSLIRNVLLFSLAEKLGAYAPRCRLVELFLNDSYQGVYVLMEKIKRDKNRLDIAKLKADDNDGEELTGGYIVKVDKLTGSGGDGWSSNYKNASNRVTYYQYEEPEAEDISTQQANYIQDYIDAFETAVYNEDFDPLEGYQSYANINSFIDYIIMNELSKNVDGYRLSTFLYKDKNEKLNAGPLWDFNLAFGNADYYYGWETTGLQVYADLGEDEWQNPFWWKGLLRDQYFTKALKCRWEELSTAQLSNNSIEQVVDSLVNVLDEPAERNFLRWPVLGEYVWPNYYVAQTFNSEISWLKHWIVERMRVLNYMLPGDCDGEIEVPYEFAISTYPSPFTTQLNIRITSDDNISLQIDFFTINGSRVFSQKAVIRKGENNIEINTASLPRGVYVYRIIKGDVEVKTEKIVKM, encoded by the coding sequence ATGAACCTAAAAGTCTTCCTAAGCTTAATGGCCATGTTGTTTGTTACAAAACTTACGGCTCAAGCCAAGTACTTTTCTTCTTCGCTTCCACTTGTTTATATTTCAACACAGAAAGAAATACTGGACGAACCCAAAATAATTGCACAGATGGGAATTACCTGGAACGGTCCGAGTCAGGATAATCAATCTTTCTCTGATTACAACCATTTTTTTGGAAATATTGCCATCGAAATCCGGGGATCATCATCGCAAATGTTTCCAAAAAAATCGTATGGTTTCGAGCTGCGTGATAATGAGGATGCCGACATGGACTTTCCGCTTTTGGAGATGCCGGAAGAAGAAGATTGGATTCTTTATGCTCCCTATTCCGATAAATCGCTGATAAGAAATGTGCTTCTTTTCTCTTTAGCCGAAAAGTTAGGTGCTTATGCTCCGCGATGCCGGCTCGTAGAGTTATTTCTTAACGACTCATATCAGGGCGTTTATGTTTTAATGGAAAAGATTAAGCGCGATAAAAACCGGTTGGATATTGCCAAGTTAAAAGCGGATGATAACGATGGCGAAGAATTAACAGGTGGTTACATTGTTAAAGTCGACAAACTTACCGGTAGTGGAGGAGACGGATGGAGTTCAAACTATAAAAATGCAAGCAACAGGGTAACGTATTATCAGTATGAGGAACCGGAAGCGGAAGATATTTCGACGCAACAGGCAAATTATATACAGGATTATATTGATGCTTTTGAAACGGCTGTTTATAACGAAGATTTTGATCCTTTAGAAGGATATCAAAGCTATGCCAACATTAATTCGTTTATTGATTATATTATAATGAATGAGTTGTCGAAAAATGTTGACGGGTACCGTTTAAGTACTTTTTTGTACAAGGACAAAAATGAAAAACTAAATGCGGGTCCTTTGTGGGATTTTAACCTGGCTTTTGGTAATGCCGACTATTACTACGGTTGGGAAACAACCGGTTTACAGGTTTATGCTGATCTGGGAGAGGATGAGTGGCAGAATCCGTTTTGGTGGAAAGGCCTTTTGCGCGATCAGTATTTTACAAAAGCATTAAAATGCAGGTGGGAAGAATTAAGCACCGCTCAATTGTCCAACAATTCAATTGAGCAGGTAGTTGATAGTTTGGTGAATGTACTGGATGAACCTGCTGAACGAAATTTTTTACGGTGGCCGGTTTTAGGCGAATATGTATGGCCCAACTATTACGTAGCCCAAACCTTCAATTCCGAAATTTCGTGGTTAAAACACTGGATTGTAGAGCGGATGAGAGTATTGAATTATATGTTACCGGGCGATTGTGATGGAGAAATAGAAGTGCCTTACGAATTTGCCATTTCAACGTATCCGAGCCCCTTTACAACACAATTAAATATACGGATTACTTCGGATGACAATATAAGTTTACAAATTGACTTTTTTACCATAAATGGTAGCCGGGTATTTTCGCAAAAAGCTGTTATTAGAAAAGGTGAAAACAATATTGAAATCAATACAGCTTCACTGCCTCGCGGGGTGTATGTTTATCGCATTATTAAAGGCGACGTTGAGGTTAAAACGGAGAAAATAGTGAAAATGTAA
- a CDS encoding DUF1080 domain-containing protein: protein MKFKIFTVALLFVAVCAVAQEERPEMVPEMTEIWDPEVPVITPGETPADAPSDAIVLFDGVDIDREWTNQDGGPVGWKVADGCVTVERGTGIIQTKRVFEDFQLHIEWRSPAEVIGESQGRGNSGVFLQKRYEVQVLDNYNNRTYRNGQAGSLYKQYAPLVNACKGPGEWQVYDIIYTAPRFNDDGTYFTPPTVTVLHNGVLVQNNSKLRGPTEYIGIPEYSVEKHGADVIQLQDHGNPVSYRNIWIREL from the coding sequence ATGAAATTTAAAATTTTCACTGTAGCCTTGCTTTTTGTAGCAGTGTGCGCAGTCGCTCAAGAAGAGAGACCAGAAATGGTTCCTGAAATGACTGAAATCTGGGATCCTGAAGTGCCAGTAATTACACCCGGAGAAACTCCGGCTGATGCACCTTCGGATGCCATTGTTTTATTCGACGGCGTGGATATCGACCGCGAGTGGACAAACCAGGATGGTGGCCCTGTTGGCTGGAAAGTAGCCGACGGTTGTGTAACCGTAGAAAGAGGAACCGGAATTATTCAGACAAAACGTGTTTTTGAAGATTTTCAATTACACATTGAATGGCGGTCGCCTGCCGAAGTAATTGGCGAAAGCCAGGGACGTGGCAACAGTGGCGTTTTCCTTCAGAAACGTTACGAAGTACAGGTTTTGGATAATTACAACAATCGCACGTACCGCAATGGTCAGGCCGGAAGTTTGTACAAGCAATATGCTCCGCTTGTAAATGCATGTAAAGGACCGGGCGAGTGGCAGGTTTACGATATTATATACACAGCGCCTCGCTTTAACGACGATGGAACTTACTTTACTCCACCAACTGTAACAGTGCTACACAATGGTGTTTTGGTACAGAACAACTCAAAATTGCGCGGACCTACGGAATATATTGGTATTCCTGAGTACTCGGTTGAAAAACACGGTGCCGATGTAATCCAATTGCAAGACCATGGTAACCCGGTTAGTTACCGAAACATTTGGATTCGTGAATTGTAA
- a CDS encoding phospho-sugar mutase: MENQELMEVRAKAQEWLSDTYDEETRTQVQALLDAEDPTELIDSFYRSLEFGTGGLRGIMGVGTNRMNIYTVGAATQGLSNYLKKNFADLDEIKVAIGHDCRNNSRLFSETSAKIFAANGIKAYLFDDLRPTPELSFAIRELGCQSGIILTASHNPKEYNGYKAYWEDGSQIVGPHDVNIVNEVAKIKPEDIKFDGPDELIEILGEEMDNKFLAEVKKVSISPDVVERHKDIKIIYTPIHGTGVKLIPAALREFGFTNIINIPEQDVVSGDFPTVVSPNPEEPAAMEMAMKKAAEIDADVVMASDPDSDRIGVVVKDDKGEYIIVNGNQTALLFFYYIIVKMKEAGKLKGNEFVVKTIVSTEMIAEVARRNNIEYFDVYTGFKFIAEVIRDNEGVKKYIGGGEESFGFMPSDFVRDKDAVSACALMAEITAWAIDQGKTLYELLQDIYLEYGFSREKMKYVVRKGKSGAEEIQQIMTKFRNDPPKELGGSPMEWVKDYSTLVAKNLITGEEKKIDQKITSNVLQFFTQDGTKISVRPSGTEPKIKFYFEVAGELKSREDFDAEEQKADAKIDAIMEELGL; this comes from the coding sequence ATGGAAAATCAAGAATTAATGGAAGTAAGAGCAAAAGCACAGGAATGGCTTTCGGATACTTACGATGAAGAAACAAGAACTCAGGTTCAGGCACTTTTAGATGCTGAAGACCCAACAGAGTTGATTGATTCTTTTTACCGCAGCCTGGAGTTTGGTACCGGTGGTCTTCGCGGCATTATGGGCGTTGGAACTAACCGTATGAATATCTACACTGTTGGTGCTGCAACGCAGGGATTAAGTAATTACCTGAAGAAAAATTTTGCTGATCTTGATGAAATAAAAGTGGCGATTGGTCACGATTGCAGAAACAACAGTCGTTTGTTCTCTGAAACCAGTGCAAAGATTTTTGCCGCCAACGGAATTAAGGCCTACTTGTTTGATGATTTACGTCCAACACCGGAGCTTTCATTTGCTATTCGCGAGTTGGGTTGCCAGAGTGGTATTATTCTTACCGCATCACACAATCCAAAAGAATACAACGGTTACAAAGCTTACTGGGAAGATGGTTCGCAGATAGTTGGTCCGCACGACGTGAACATCGTTAACGAGGTGGCCAAAATAAAACCTGAAGACATTAAGTTTGACGGTCCTGATGAGTTGATTGAAATTCTGGGCGAGGAAATGGATAACAAATTCCTTGCAGAGGTGAAGAAAGTTTCCATTTCTCCCGACGTGGTTGAGCGTCATAAAGACATTAAAATTATTTATACACCAATTCACGGAACAGGAGTGAAATTAATTCCTGCTGCTTTACGCGAATTCGGTTTCACAAACATCATAAATATTCCTGAGCAGGATGTGGTAAGCGGCGATTTTCCAACAGTGGTTTCGCCAAACCCGGAAGAGCCTGCAGCCATGGAAATGGCCATGAAAAAAGCTGCCGAAATTGATGCCGATGTTGTTATGGCTTCCGATCCCGACTCTGACAGGATTGGTGTTGTTGTAAAAGACGATAAAGGCGAATATATTATTGTAAACGGTAACCAAACAGCGCTGCTTTTCTTCTACTACATTATTGTAAAAATGAAGGAAGCCGGCAAACTGAAAGGAAACGAGTTTGTAGTGAAAACAATCGTTTCTACTGAAATGATTGCTGAAGTTGCCCGCCGAAATAACATCGAATATTTTGATGTGTACACCGGGTTTAAATTTATTGCCGAAGTAATTCGCGACAACGAAGGTGTGAAAAAATACATCGGTGGTGGCGAAGAAAGCTTTGGGTTTATGCCTTCTGATTTTGTTCGCGATAAGGACGCTGTTTCAGCATGTGCCTTAATGGCCGAGATCACTGCATGGGCAATCGACCAGGGTAAAACATTGTACGAATTGTTGCAGGATATTTACCTGGAATATGGTTTCTCGCGCGAGAAAATGAAATATGTGGTTCGTAAAGGAAAGTCGGGTGCCGAAGAAATTCAGCAGATTATGACAAAATTCCGCAATGATCCGCCAAAAGAATTGGGTGGCTCGCCAATGGAATGGGTAAAAGATTACTCAACTCTGGTTGCCAAAAACCTGATTACGGGTGAAGAGAAAAAAATCGATCAGAAAATTACTTCAAACGTATTGCAGTTCTTTACGCAGGATGGAACAAAAATTTCGGTTCGCCCTTCGGGAACAGAGCCTAAAATTAAGTTCTATTTCGAGGTAGCTGGTGAACTGAAATCGCGCGAAGATTTTGATGCAGAAGAGCAAAAAGCCGATGCCAAGATCGATGCAATAATGGAAGAACTGGGATTGTAA
- the rfbD gene encoding dTDP-4-dehydrorhamnose reductase, with translation MKILITGAFGQLGNELNVLSKNYPNWEFVFTDVDSLDITDEQQVKSYFADNNFELVINCAAYTAVDKAESDFETAQKVNALAPKLLAKYSKEVGAKFIHVSTDYVFAGDAHLPYEETDAVAPNGAYGKTKLEGEQNCQAENPETVIIRTAWLYSTFGNNFVKTMLRLGKEKDELGVVFDQVGSPTYAADLAAAILKVAESEKFVPGIYHYSNEGVASWYDFALAIFELSGVDCKVKPVLSENFPTPAKRPAYSVLNKAKIKVTYELEVPYWRDSLKICIKHLERE, from the coding sequence ATGAAGATATTAATAACAGGCGCCTTCGGACAACTTGGTAACGAACTGAACGTATTGAGCAAAAATTATCCCAATTGGGAGTTTGTTTTTACCGATGTTGATTCGTTGGATATTACCGATGAACAACAAGTAAAAAGTTACTTTGCTGATAACAATTTTGAGTTGGTAATAAATTGTGCAGCCTATACTGCTGTGGATAAAGCAGAGTCGGATTTTGAAACGGCACAAAAAGTAAATGCACTGGCGCCGAAATTACTCGCAAAATATTCAAAAGAAGTTGGGGCAAAGTTTATCCATGTTTCAACCGATTATGTTTTTGCCGGCGATGCGCATCTACCTTACGAAGAAACCGATGCGGTTGCACCAAACGGAGCTTACGGTAAAACAAAACTCGAAGGCGAGCAAAATTGCCAAGCAGAAAATCCTGAAACGGTGATTATTAGAACAGCCTGGTTGTATTCAACATTTGGAAATAATTTTGTGAAAACCATGCTGCGCCTCGGAAAAGAAAAGGATGAGTTGGGCGTGGTTTTCGATCAGGTTGGATCGCCAACTTATGCCGCCGATCTGGCCGCAGCTATTTTGAAAGTGGCTGAAAGCGAAAAGTTCGTGCCCGGTATTTATCACTACTCTAACGAAGGAGTGGCCAGTTGGTACGATTTTGCTTTGGCAATTTTCGAACTCTCAGGAGTGGACTGCAAAGTTAAACCAGTACTTTCGGAGAACTTCCCGACACCTGCAAAAAGACCGGCCTACAGTGTGCTGAATAAAGCAAAAATAAAAGTAACTTACGAGTTGGAAGTTCCGTATTGGCGCGATAGTTTAAAAATCTGTATAAAACATCTAGAAAGAGAATAA
- the rfbC gene encoding dTDP-4-dehydrorhamnose 3,5-epimerase produces the protein MNIVETGIPGLVVIEPRVLEDERGYFFETFHEERYREAGIIKPFIQDNESRSVKGVVRGLHYQLGEASQAKLVRVVQGKVFDVAIDLRKGSPTFGEWFGIQLDENNKKQLYVPRGFAHGFSVLSETAIFTYKCDNLYDREAERSINPFDKSLGIDWKLNSDECLVSEKDKNAPAFEIAEMNFVY, from the coding sequence ATGAATATAGTAGAGACGGGAATACCCGGCTTGGTTGTAATTGAACCACGGGTGCTTGAAGATGAAAGAGGATACTTTTTTGAAACTTTTCACGAAGAAAGATATCGGGAGGCCGGTATTATAAAACCATTTATACAAGATAATGAGTCACGCTCAGTAAAAGGCGTGGTAAGAGGTTTGCACTATCAGCTGGGCGAAGCATCGCAGGCAAAATTAGTACGGGTAGTGCAGGGGAAGGTTTTTGATGTTGCCATTGATTTGCGCAAAGGATCGCCAACTTTTGGAGAATGGTTTGGCATTCAACTTGACGAGAATAATAAAAAACAGTTATATGTGCCACGAGGCTTTGCCCATGGTTTCTCGGTGTTGAGCGAAACAGCTATTTTTACCTACAAATGCGATAACCTTTATGATCGCGAGGCAGAACGCTCCATCAATCCTTTTGATAAATCACTGGGAATTGACTGGAAACTTAACAGCGATGAATGCCTTGTGTCGGAAAAGGACAAAAATGCTCCGGCATTTGAGATAGCAGAAATGAACTTTGTGTATTAG